From the Dermacentor variabilis isolate Ectoservices chromosome 5, ASM5094787v1, whole genome shotgun sequence genome, the window ctcaaacagtcgtctgggacgagaccaaggaaagagcttttagcgccctaaagagtgccctaacaagccagcctgtgctacgatcgccagactatacaaaagggttcattgttcagtgcgatgctagtgagcgaggcatgggcgttgtactgtgccaacgggaaaatggagaagtagaacaccccgtcctgtatgctagtcgtaagctgaccagtcgtgagcaggcgtatagcgccaccgagaaagagtgtgcatgtctcgtgtgggccgttcagaaattgtcatgctatctagccggctcgaggtttatcattgagacggatcactgccctctccaatggctgcagaccatctctcccaaaaatggccgcctcctgcgctggagcctcgctttacaacaatattcctttgaggtgcgttacaaaaaggggagtctcaacggtaacgccgatggcttaagtcgaagcccctaacgtaggaatcagcctcaaaattgtttgttactgatgtttttcttcctgaggcaggatttttttttaacatattgcttttgtttagtgtttcaaagtgatgatatgctttctagtgcaatttttcaatttgtggacgcgttctgagtgatgctagactactgtaaggaactaggcagtggtataaaaaggggaaagagcctggcagggcttagtgagggttgtgccgtgcttgctgactgagcggttgagtttcagcgtagttctaacgcttgccgggaacgagaacaaaaatgtgaactctcccgaagtcactttgcagtgtcccgtgcgaacctgaacgagagaacgaggccttctctgtgcgctgcgctcaagaaacgtcaagggacgcccgacttcggttatgagcatcatcgagcgacatccctccggacagcggatgcagtcccctgtccatcgggatctccttcccccggcggggcggtctgttgcgtttcgcctgcgacacgtggttttgccggcgcgactgcggcggggcggcagacattttggcccgatcgtcgtcgccgcaacactcatcgccaggtgtttccaggcgcgactgcggcgatgcgaccgcctagggatcatcctcgcattccagtcattgtgcccgaaacaggcgatgccaaagcagggatctcattccagttattgggcccgaaacaggcgatgccaatgcagggatctcgttccagtcattgtgcccgaaacaggcgatgccaaagcagggatctcattccagttattgggcccgaaacaggcgatgccaaagcagggatctcgttccagtcattatgcccgaaacaggcgatgccaaagcagggaccatcttctcattacagtcattgtgtccgaccggcagcgccacgacagggtgctacgagatcgtgctcgacatggtgctacggcatcgctacgacagtgtgcgtcaccattagcccattgtacattcacgtgctcgtcttttgaggggttccttcttgccctcaactgcgagagtataaaaacagctgcccccggacgccaaaaggagggctccgatttcttctgttgagtgaagtgctctcccgtctctctacttcggtcaaacctgaccgccaactctttgcgatgttaaaataaacaagttgtttcgttgttaccagtcgactcatgctttgccgggaccttcggatgcttccagttgtaccccaggccgccaggccaacgctacccttggggcttgcgacccaggtacaaccacgggcgtcagcgccgagttcccaacagatcgtaccagcagtccgatcccaaacaagGTTGTCCATTGCGCGTTCGAGAGCATTTGCAATGGAGGCGTCGAGCAACGTGGCAAGCTTACAGTCTATTGCGTCGTTCAGGTTGCGTTCTATCCGCTGTTGCAGCTCAGTGAGGGCCTCACAGTTGACATTTCCTTCTGAAGTGTATGCTGGTGGTGCCGCTGTTGAGATTGGTTCGAGAGCTTTGCGCTTGTGCGGGGTTGGTTGTTGGGTGGTGTGCGGGCAATCTATTGCAGGGACAGGAAGGATGTCTGCATTTGATGGTAAGTGTTTGGGTTGTGTGTCTGCAAGTTGTGATTTGAGCTTAGCGTTTTCTGTCTTGAGGTCCTGTATCTCAGCACGTAAGGATCGGAGCTCAtgcatgaagctgtgcatggtacCGTCGCTAACTGTGTTCACTGGGGTTGCTATAGGTTGTGAGGTGTGACCTGTGTGGGAGACAAtgctggcccagcttaccttggggGGTGTGTCTTGCACTTTAACTGTTGTCGTTCGAAggcttgcgtttccttgctgCTGCGGTGGTGTTGAATCCGGTCCGCTCCGGGAGTGACTGCGTCCTTGTGACTGACTGCGACCTCGGGAGCGGCTGCGTCCACGAGACCGACTGCGTCCGCGTGAGTTGCTGCGTTCGGGAGCCTGCGGTTGTGGTGTCGGCTTCGGTGTTGGCAGAGCTGAGTCTCCATTTGCTGAAGTCGATGACCCCGTCTCCTGGTCCGCTCCTTGCTGTCCCAGTCGTAGGCGTTGCCATCGTCGTTGGAGTAGGAGGTGTGGTGTCTGGAAGCGGCGATGGCAGGACTTATCGCCAGTCGGGTGGCCTTTGCCGCAGAGCGCGCAGCAAGGGTGACAGGGGTGATCATCCGGTGGATTTACTGTGTCACAGctcttgcatttcttctgggttggagtggggcatacatcggccctgtggccgacggtcccgcagatgtcgcagacctcgatgcgcttcttatgTAGATAGCATTTGTATTCTGCTCCGCGGTAGTAGACATGGTACGGTACTTGCTTTCCGTCGAATACGATGAGCACTGAATTAGTACTGCCCATTCGTCGGGCCTGCAGAATCGTAGGGTTCTTCTTGTAAACGAGACTGTTGGTAATGTCTTCTTCTGTGTCATATGCAGGGATGTTATGTATGACTCCTTTGGCTGTGTCCTCCGGCGGTGTGACGTATGCTGTGGCTGCGTAGCGGACTGCTCCGATGGGGAGGCTGCGGATGCGGCAGTATTTTTCGGCGTTAGACATGATTGGCGTGCTAACTACAATGACGTTATTATCCGTGCATGAGCGGTAAATGTCGTCCTCTGCTTCTTTGGTTGTAATGCCCGTGATCTGTAGTATTGAGTCGCGTATCTGGGCGTCTCCTAGTTCGGACACGTTGAAACCGTCTCTTGGGCGTATGACGATCTTGATATCGTTCTTCGGAAGTCGTGGTTGCCGTGGTGCGCGTGGGCGTAGTGCGGACTGCTGGGTACTCTTGGTGCGTGCGCTTGCTGTTGCACGGAGGGAGCCATGTATGGGTAGGGATGATGCCTGCGTAGTCTGTCGTTGCTTACGGTGGCTGACAAGCCACCCTGCCTCAACGGTAACTTCTTCGGGGGCTATTTCCTACTACCTCCATAACCTCTACTACCTCCATAATGAGGGCAGGGGCTGCGCTTACTTGATCTCACGGGGATGCGAGTCGTTGGGCGAAGTCCTCGGGAGCCGGGACTGcggcagcgacgccgcgcaccttCGTAGCTGCGGCGCACCTGTTTCTCGGCCAGACGGAGCAGCTGAAGATCTTGTTAGGGTTAGCAATCTTGTGGTCGTAGAAACCCTTGTCCTGGGTCCCTGGCGTCGGGACTGGTCTTGATCGGTAGCGGATCACTTCCGGAAGCTGGTTCCGACGTTAGTTTGGGTCCAGCGGTGATTGTTTGGCCACAAGAGTTTGAAATATACGGAGCCCATACGAGGCGCATGCACTCcgtcagcgtcgtcgtcgtctctccacaacgtggagagacattattaaaaccaagcccctcccccggaacatgcagccggggaggaacaacgagagacgctctgcgcgggccaaggcactggctcgacagctggaagaggaccccgaggtcctctacgcggacgcctcgcttcccaagcatgGCACtggagcaacggcggtcgtcaccaccattgataaactggtcacaggcgcctCGATACGGACGAcgcatacagccgaagcagaagaagtggccgtggccctcgcactcgcacaaccgggactgaggaccgtggtcacagactcccagacggcctacgcaagctaccgcaaggggaatatctctcccgcggcactagcgatcctcaccaaatgcaaatcaccgggacgggccgttgagctcgtgtgggtcccggctcactcgcaagtggaaggcaacgcactcgccgaccactatgcccgagaactttcaatccgggccgaggacgagccagagctaccgcaccccgtgaaaagctacaaagaaatcacgaaaacgtacagaagcggcagatgtaggcttccccgtccgcatccgcaactcaaccgaatgcagcaaacgatcgtgcgacgcatgCAAGCgaggtcgctagcgcatcccgtgctcttgcacaagatgttcccaacagagcatgacacttcatgccctttttgcagacggtcaaaaggcactctagcacacatccttgcagagtgcactaagctcaagaaccccgcccccccatccctaccccccaccctccccagccccaacccccccccgagcgatgggagaccttgttgtccagccccgacctaccgacccagctcgcgctggcggctaggggccaggaactgctggacgcatatgggacctgagcagaaggttccaccccatctggtgccagcgcgcaccaaccgtcactaagggctcagcacaaaagttgattctctctctctctctctctggacagGAGCGCTTAATGAAGGAATACTCATgtgtcactgaaaaaaaaaatgttttgttataTTTAGACACAAAAGTGGTTCGAATACATAACGTAAATACTCCGATTTTTATCCGACACAGGTGTGGTGCTTCGCTCAAAACATACCCTAATTCACTTTCAAGCCAACTTTcgatgtgtgtgtgtctgtatatatatatatatatatatatatatatatatatatatatatatatatatatatatttatttatttatttatttatttatttatttatttatttatttcggtgtCTGCCGGCACGTTCCCACGCTTATCTTCACAGATAGGACTGCAACGCGCGCGTTGGATGCGGGGGAAGAGTTGGGGGTGGAAGGTTCTCATGAAACAGCTACGGGCCAATCGATCTTCATTTACTACATCATGGAAATCATCAGAGCAACTTCTGCGCAGACCGTAGGAAACCAAGACACACACAGCGGTGGTGTGTGTTTTCTTACGGTCTGCATAAAAGATGGATAATTGTTTATTTCCATAACGCATCTGTACCACGTTGCCCAAATGTCCGCTCTTATGAACATCATTTCCGAGGCGAAAAAGAAAGCTCGTAATATCGGATGCTGGTAAGACTATAAGACGGAGGGTAGCCACTTGATATTTCGTTGCAATCATTTGGCGAGTGCTAGGCTTGCATGTTAGATAGGCTCTGAAGATGTACTCTTCTTCGTCAAACACCATAAGAAGATGGCTGACAATATAGGATAAACTGGCTAGAGGGTTCATAGTTAAGCGAAACACGCCTGTCCCGCTTTCCGATGGCCTCGCATTCTCTCCCATGAGTCCGGAATACAAGTTGCCTCCAACGAAAAAGAGAAAacgagaaaggaaaaagaaaacccacTGTTTTATTTAATGAAGGAAGCAGACACGGTTTCCGCAGCTGCGCTGCCTGTTATttactcctttttttctgttgctgtttgtttgtttcttcgtttgTGTGCAGAGTGCCCGGTTATTTTTGCGGTCCACGACTCAGACTCGGCTAGTTGGTGAAGCTTCATCAAAGACCAACACGGATGCACGAGGCTGAACAGGTTACACACCGAGTAGACCAGCTTCAATGTTCAAGCATTCTTGACATTTATTTATTGCGAAACAGGCTTTCCTGCTCCTTTCGACAATCTTGTATgcgagtgtgtgtttgtgtgcatcaGTGTTTGATATTATGGACCGGTATTTGGTGTCCCAAATTGAATCCCCGGATGTCCAGCTAATTTTTCTGATCTACTGTTAGTGCTGTTTATACTGTCGACTCGCCAAGCCGCGGTCAGTCTAATTGAATTCTTTGTGCCTTGTGTAATTCGACATGATCGGTAGATTGTTCCCGTAGAGCTACGAAGAGCCCGGTTTCTCTTGTTTCTTCGATTGATTATATTTTCGTTGCCTTCTTTAATAAGTTATTCTCCTTCGTCTTGCATCCTCGTCACTTtcatcacatcagtcattgtgaTCTTCATTGTCAACAAACGATTACCACCTATCCGGGTAAGATCACCGGGTACCACGACTTCTTTATAATATGTGAGCGATCGCAAGCAAGAATCTGTGATAAGGCAACACCTTTGCGCTTCTTGATTAAACTTATTGACGCAGTGCACTGACTTCAAGCAACTATTTTGTTTCGAGACAGACTGCTATCTCTAAAACTTTTCTTTGTAATTTTATTGTTTTGCCTGCCAACACCTCCacctgattatcaggcacgccgcagtagagggttccggattaattttgaccacctgttaatcttgcgcccaatgcacggtaagcggacgttcttgcatttcgccaccatcgatacgcggccgccgtggccgctatTTTAACCCCCGACCTCGTGTTAAGCAGCGCACCACCAACGCCGCTACGCCAACATGGAGGCTTCGTAAGTTCTTACTTCGAAACGTCAGAATTGCGCGTGGAAAAACAAACACTATTAGGGATATTCCGAAAGCACCGAGCTAAAATTGTTAGCTAGTTTCCTCGTCCTGGTAAGTCTGAAATTTGGTCTGAGAAATCCCTTGCCACCTACCCATCGtaggctaaaaaaaaaatgtttttttctagAGGGGCTGAAGTGTTTGTCCCTCTACTAGCTCTGTGCCTTCCTCTCGCCTTTATCGATGCTGGGTGTCTGTTCCTACTTTCCTCCATGCTCTAAACAAACAGCCAAAGTGACAAATAAACACCAACCAATAAACTTACGTGACGGCGGATATTGCACGACCGCAGGGACCTTCAGCAAGTAACGACGCTCGTTAACTCCGAGGCCAATCGTAGTATAGGCGAGGCTTCAGCGTCGCCTATAGTTGCGGCGTCCGAGTAGCGTCTCTGAGGCGGCACAGAAACAGCATACGCAACCTCGCTGACGTCAACAGCAAGATCAATAAAAAAGTGATCACGGATGAGCTCCTGATCGCCGCGCTAGTTGGCTTTGCAATCCCTGCGAGGTCCCAGCTCCTCCTCTGTTCTTGTCCGCATGATGCCGGAGCTTATACGGACTGGAGTCTCAGTAAATAAATGATTGCACGCGCAACGCTCGTCGTAATCCTGTTAACGCAGCAAGAGCTTCGCCGGACGCTCCGAGATTAATCCTACGAGGAGAGATATAGAAAATAAACAGACCCGAAGTTGGCACGTGCAATCGAAACAGAAAATGAAGTGATCATTGGTCCGGAATGCAAGTACCAATCTCATTCCTCAAGCTCTGTCTGGGGCACAGGAACGAATGAAAACCAACAAGCGTCGTTTCACTCTCGATAAAAGCAGAAGGAGCCAATACAGCCAGTGACTGAGGAAGAACACGTCGAGCACTTACGGAGCCGCATTTATGAAGAGGCACCGAATGCAATGTATTGGCTTCTTTTACGTTTGCTATAAAAGAAATGAGGAGAAAGTGAGGGAAAGAACATCCAGAAGAGTAGGACACAGTAAGAAGtttggtattcttttttttctctcctcacACTATAAAAGCTGTTTACGTCGGTGTTGTGATAATATCGTCGCTGGGCTATCCCCCTCGTGGCTAAGCGTAATGTTTGAGCTCATCATAATACTTGCATCAGAATACGCTCTCTTGAATCTACCATGATGGATGTCACTGGTGAAGAGTAGTTACATTTAGGTGCATGAGATCGTTGCGCAGTTAGCTTTTCGTGATGTCAGAGTTGTTAAAGGGTCTCAGTGCGGTAGAACACCGCCTTGTGTCCGCAAGCGATACCCACTGCACGCAATAgccttctttctccttttctccttttttttcctttttttccttttttattattttctttatttttcaaaattGCGAGGGGAGAAGTGGTTGGCAAGACCACTTGGTTCACCTATACGCTTGGTCGTATTAATCGAAACAGTGGAAACGGTTTTCGTTGACAAGCAAACGCTTCGTCAATGGtggattttctttttcatttgtcgcTTCACAATTGCAGGGAGCACATTTGCAGAAAATCCCCTTTATCCCAATTTGCAAGCGATTGGTCACATTGCAACACAATTGTTAAACGTGCATCCTGGGCTGCAGGTACTCCTTCGTCAGGTTATGTTGTTGCTGTCATTGGAACACATTAAAAATTGTATCTACGAGCGGGCTATCCGAAAAAGTAATTAACAAAGCAAATCCGCTCGCAAATGAGAATATAAAGAAAACAATTATGCACATCCGATGCACTGTAGAAATTATTTCTGTGTTGgacagctgagcacgaggtcgcgggatcgaatcccggccacggcggccgcatttcgatggaggcgaaatgcaaaaacacccgtgtacttagatttatgtgcacgttaaagaaccccaggtggtcgaaatttccggagtcctccactacggcgtgcctcataatcagaacgtggttttggcacgtaaaaccccataatttaattttttaaaattatttctaGCGAAGCCTTGGTGCGCCGGCCAAGGCTAAATGTCGCTACACGATATCAGATAGGGTGCGGTCATTCCTCGCGTATCGAGCAGTGGAATCCACGACAACTGCGTCCTGCAACCGTTCTCGACCACCGTTGCGAAGCTTTCATAAAAGCCCATGCGTTCAAGATATGGACGGATCATGAGCGGTGAATAGTCTTTGCTGCGGTTACGTTAACGATTAACGGCGCCTAGTACCACCTGCGTGTCGAAGGAAGAACTTTCGGAGGAGCAAAGCTAAAGCCGGTGTGGGGCCGATTTTCTGCAGGCTGGCTCGCGTGACCACCAGGCGAGAAACTAACCACCGACGTAGAacttcgggagggggggggggggagggaagactAGGCGAAGATAAAAATCCCCCTCCATTCCACCCTACGAACTAGTGAATGTACAGctaagctgttgccgacgttaggcCACCCAAACTGACCTCAGACGACGTTAGACCACTTTTAGGTTGCACTTTTTGTCCACGGCGATCGCGCTGCGAGTCGACGCGGTATCGCGATTCGCGATCATCGCGCGCCGCGTATACCGAGGCCAATAATCAGAGAAACCGAGGTGCACGCGAAGGACGCGACGCGTTCCCTTCGACTCCCAACAGTATACCGCGCGGTTACGCGATTTGGGCGGGCGCGTTCGTCGAAGCGACTCCCGCGCCCCTCCGCCGCGCGTCAACCGCACCAAAAATACCGCCATGTGGTTCCAGCTTGACACCACGATCACGCGCCTACTTCTCTCGTACAAGAGTTAACCTGCCCTCTTAGCGTTAACCGCCAGCGGTAACTTGCGGCGTGTGCgtcgcgtcgcataacacgtcaGATTGTCTACGAGTtactaaagaaagaagaaaaaatagagaaaCGATGGACTGCCGATattgatgaaataaaaaaaactgttcaCATTGAATCAGTCATAAAATCATTAGGAACACCTTGGTGGTTTcgagaaaaaaagataaaatgtTGGCATGGAGAGGGTTTAAGCGAATTTCAGTACTTCACGCGACTTGTTCTTTATATACTGTTTATGTAAGCAATAAAAGGCTGGTGAAGCGAACGGCAACGCGAGTAGCAATGGTAACGTTGAAGCTTCTAAAAAGCtactgttctattttttttttcaaggaatggTGCACTTGAatgtatatatttcttgcacaaAGGACATTTAGGTAGAGTTCCTTGTTTCATTGCGTATTTCCGCAGAGAACACAGTCGTTCAGCAGCACGTCTATATATGAGCCGATTCGCTATAGTCGGCGCTCCTGTCTGTCGGGGCTTCCGGTGACCATCTTTCAATCTGTTTTGCGCAGAAACACTCCGCCACCAATAACCACTTGGCGTGGTGGCCAGAGAAAGCTATTTGATCTGAAATCGTAACCTTCCGGTTTAATATCCCGTATAGTTGCCCCGCCCCCaccccgtttttcttttttgcattcagTTCGTTGCCTAGCAATTTTAACTCATCTGCAGAAGATGCTGCCTCAAATACACATTTTACAAATTACTGACCTTTGATTCAATCACAAATATACCTTAGGAGATATTGGCTACATACACACTATGTAGTCGGCAATAACCTAAAAATGCAGTGGCATATCTACCACTGGCCAACACAAAATAGAATTTCACAGATGCGCCAGCCAATTAAGTTCGCTAATTTCCGTGACGTGGAGTGCTTTCCATTTTCCTGCATGTTTCGTACGGCTAATTTCACCGTACAGATCTCTCTTTGTGTCTTTGTGTTTTTATGTATTCGCGCCTACGTCTGAAACCTGAACGTCTTCGCAATTTTAGGGGGAGATCATAATACAAGTACTCAGCCAAAGATGATGCTTTAACTGGAAGCAAGGAGC encodes:
- the LOC142582097 gene encoding uncharacterized protein LOC142582097, giving the protein MSNAEKYCRIRSLPIGAVRYAATAYVTPPEDTAKGVIHNIPAYDTEEDITNSLVYKKNPTILQARRMGSTNSVLIVFDGKQVPYHVYYRGAEYKCYLHKKRIEVCDICGTVGHRADVCPTPTQKKCKSCDTVNPPDDHPCHPCCALCGKGHPTGDKSCHRRFQTPHLLLQRRWQRLRLGQQGADQETGSSTSANGDSALPTPKPTPQPQAPERSNSRGRSRSRGRSRSRGRSQSQGRSHSRSGPDSTPPQQQGNASLRTTTVKVQDTPPKVSWASIVSHTGHTSQPIATPVNTVSDGTMHSFMHELRSLRAEIQDLKTENAKLKSQLADTQPKHLPSNADILPVPAIDCPHTTQQPTPHKRKALEPISTAAPPAYTSEGNVNCEALTELQQRIERNLNDAIDSEEQQPIF